One genomic region from Jiangella sp. DSM 45060 encodes:
- the lipA gene encoding lipoyl synthase, producing MTVAPEGRRLLRLEVRNAETPIEKKPSWIKTKATMGPEYRELQSLVKREGLHTVCQEAGCPNIFECWEDREATFLIGGDHCTRRCDFCLIDTGKPDDLDRDEPRRVAESVQAMGLRYATVTGVTRDDLPDEGAWLYAETIREIHKFNPNTGVEILTPDFSGKADLLQQVFDAQPQVFAHNVETVPRIFKRIRPAFRYERSLDVISIARAAGMITKSNLILGMGETREEISQALADLHGAGCDLITITQYLRPSVRHHPIERWVKPEEFVELQAEAEELGFAGVMSGPLVRSSYRAGRLYRQAMEARAAR from the coding sequence GTGACTGTCGCGCCGGAGGGACGTCGGCTGCTGCGCCTCGAAGTGCGCAACGCCGAGACGCCGATCGAGAAGAAGCCTTCCTGGATCAAGACGAAGGCGACCATGGGCCCGGAGTACCGCGAGCTGCAGTCGCTGGTGAAACGCGAGGGCCTGCACACGGTCTGCCAGGAGGCCGGTTGTCCCAACATCTTCGAGTGCTGGGAAGACCGCGAGGCCACGTTCCTCATCGGCGGCGACCACTGCACCCGCCGTTGTGACTTCTGCCTCATCGACACCGGCAAGCCCGACGACCTCGACCGCGACGAGCCCCGCCGCGTCGCCGAGTCCGTCCAGGCCATGGGGCTGCGCTACGCCACCGTCACCGGCGTCACCCGCGACGACCTCCCCGACGAAGGTGCCTGGCTGTACGCCGAGACCATCCGCGAGATCCACAAGTTCAACCCCAACACCGGGGTCGAGATCCTCACCCCCGACTTCTCCGGCAAGGCCGACCTCCTGCAGCAGGTGTTCGACGCGCAGCCGCAGGTGTTCGCGCACAACGTCGAGACCGTGCCGCGCATCTTCAAGCGCATCCGGCCGGCGTTCCGGTACGAGCGCTCGCTGGACGTCATCTCCATCGCCCGCGCCGCCGGCATGATCACCAAGTCCAACCTCATCCTGGGCATGGGCGAGACCCGCGAGGAGATCTCCCAGGCGCTGGCCGACCTCCACGGCGCCGGCTGCGACCTCATCACCATCACGCAGTACCTGCGCCCGTCCGTGCGTCACCACCCGATCGAGCGGTGGGTGAAGCCCGAGGAGTTCGTCGAGCTGCAGGCCGAGGCCGAGGAGCTGGGCTTCGCCGGCGTCATGTCCGGGCCGCTGGTGCGCTCGTCGTACCGCGCCGGACGGCTCTACCGGCAGGCCATGGAGGCCCGCGCCGCCCGCTGA
- a CDS encoding Abi family protein, with product MDVGDRNDEAGRADEFYPGTRLSDVVALDDFDARLRAATFSVLAPTELALRAPLGHELGRVDPCVHLDPSKLSTRAQRGETYRRWLARYRAELSSSREDFGSDEPRFCLPW from the coding sequence ATGGACGTCGGCGACCGGAACGACGAGGCCGGGCGAGCCGACGAGTTCTACCCGGGCACTCGGCTGTCCGACGTGGTCGCACTGGACGACTTCGATGCCAGGCTGAGAGCCGCCACCTTCTCCGTCCTCGCACCGACCGAGCTGGCACTTCGCGCGCCGCTCGGTCATGAGCTCGGCCGCGTGGACCCATGCGTGCACCTCGATCCCAGCAAGCTGTCGACAAGGGCCCAGCGAGGCGAGACCTATCGCAGATGGCTCGCTCGTTACCGGGCCGAGCTGAGCTCCTCGCGGGAGGACTTCGGCTCGGACGAACCACGCTTCTGCCTGCCGTGGTGA
- a CDS encoding PA2928 family protein, with protein MLKRLGAVVSGLMLLVLLLGAYVVPGFVIRTTASIEGPPFLTTIDGRDVALIGYDDNGMPGLRPGGLGTGVLAVDVATGETVWDADLPEATWGPEVVAAGERYVYVRHTFGVAIIELDDGDTVASDEDIDGLGDEVPHGRWDNYVYDPRREAVLFATDDGETRLFPLDETAATAADDATRDAWGCQLGREGGAAHVTYDQTREVAETGDIGLVPPEGTPAGLAITRLNVVENGVRRELSPVDFYAAGLVQEVVPRLPPERSCVGLDWPYDLFEPGDEAVLTTAGLASGHVIVQSSAGPNDEENRRLTVVDVESGEITATLDVRGGVESASTAPSGEVVLIVEAGWEGPFGSPGGPSPTDHVVIVGTDGAARDIVVAEKGWFGL; from the coding sequence ATGCTCAAACGCCTGGGCGCGGTCGTATCCGGCCTGATGCTGCTCGTCCTCCTCCTCGGCGCATACGTCGTGCCGGGCTTCGTGATCCGGACGACCGCGTCGATCGAAGGCCCGCCGTTCCTCACCACCATCGACGGGCGCGACGTCGCGCTGATCGGGTACGACGACAACGGCATGCCGGGCCTGCGCCCCGGCGGCCTGGGCACGGGCGTCCTGGCCGTCGACGTCGCGACGGGGGAGACGGTCTGGGACGCGGACCTGCCGGAGGCGACGTGGGGTCCGGAGGTCGTGGCGGCCGGCGAACGGTACGTGTACGTGCGGCACACGTTCGGTGTGGCGATCATCGAGCTGGACGACGGCGACACCGTGGCGAGCGACGAGGACATCGACGGGCTCGGCGACGAGGTGCCGCACGGCCGGTGGGACAACTACGTGTACGACCCGCGTCGCGAGGCCGTCCTGTTCGCGACCGACGACGGTGAGACCCGGCTGTTCCCGCTCGACGAGACCGCCGCGACGGCCGCCGACGACGCGACCCGCGACGCGTGGGGGTGCCAGCTCGGGCGCGAGGGCGGCGCCGCGCACGTCACGTACGACCAGACCCGCGAGGTGGCCGAGACCGGCGACATCGGCCTCGTGCCGCCGGAAGGCACGCCGGCCGGGCTGGCGATCACGCGGCTGAACGTCGTCGAGAACGGGGTGCGGCGCGAGCTGTCGCCGGTCGACTTCTACGCCGCCGGGCTGGTCCAGGAGGTCGTGCCGCGGCTGCCGCCGGAGCGGTCCTGCGTCGGCCTGGACTGGCCGTACGACCTCTTCGAACCCGGCGACGAGGCGGTTCTGACGACCGCCGGCCTGGCGAGCGGCCACGTCATCGTCCAGAGCAGCGCCGGCCCCAACGACGAGGAGAACCGGCGGCTCACCGTGGTCGACGTCGAGTCCGGCGAGATCACCGCGACCCTCGACGTGCGCGGCGGCGTCGAGTCGGCCTCCACCGCCCCGTCCGGCGAGGTCGTCCTGATCGTCGAGGCCGGCTGGGAGGGACCGTTCGGCTCACCGGGCGGCCCGTCGCCCACCGACCACGTGGTGATCGTCGGCACCGACGGCGCCGCGCGCGACATCGTCGTGGCGGAGAAGGGCTGGTTCGGCCTCTGA
- a CDS encoding PA2928 family protein, producing MRRRLLVVLALVVAVLGAGVTALAVDGVDGPTRPSLDLAVTTIDGRDVAVVAYRHEAGGTMGAILWAFAREITVRVAAIDLETGEHLWDRQLSAAYPAIEAGVLAAGDGYAYVTTDDGLVIVDLGDGDVVARGDGIDGLGAGYLASLTAYAYDAATDAVVTLTSGGEVLAVPVGTMTAQPADPDAADRWRDALNVDTVRDLYGDESGTTSKSALAADGSSIDLNTWATRTDFFLLDTGAERYGIAAGSGFYVLEALEQPHSMLSIVDPATYEPAHTYRLPGSLRQVVNAPGDRVLILTETGDETGLLVVVTAGGFTEFPVGAPGMRWF from the coding sequence ATGAGGCGCCGGCTGCTCGTCGTGCTCGCGCTGGTCGTCGCCGTGCTGGGAGCCGGTGTCACCGCCCTCGCCGTCGACGGCGTCGACGGGCCCACGCGGCCGTCGCTGGACCTCGCGGTCACCACGATCGACGGCCGCGACGTCGCCGTCGTCGCGTACCGGCACGAGGCGGGCGGGACCATGGGCGCGATCCTGTGGGCCTTCGCACGCGAGATCACCGTCCGGGTGGCGGCGATCGACCTCGAGACCGGCGAGCACCTCTGGGACCGCCAGCTCTCCGCCGCGTACCCGGCCATCGAAGCCGGTGTGCTGGCGGCCGGCGACGGGTACGCGTACGTCACCACCGACGACGGCCTGGTGATCGTCGACCTGGGCGACGGCGACGTGGTGGCCCGCGGCGACGGCATCGACGGCCTCGGCGCGGGGTACCTGGCGTCGCTCACCGCGTACGCCTACGACGCCGCGACGGACGCCGTCGTCACCCTCACGTCCGGCGGCGAGGTGCTCGCCGTGCCGGTGGGGACCATGACGGCGCAGCCGGCCGACCCCGACGCCGCCGACCGGTGGCGCGACGCCCTGAACGTCGACACCGTCCGCGACCTCTACGGCGACGAGTCGGGCACGACGTCGAAGAGCGCCCTCGCGGCCGACGGCAGCTCGATCGACCTCAACACCTGGGCCACCCGGACCGACTTCTTCCTGCTCGACACCGGCGCCGAGCGGTACGGCATCGCCGCCGGGTCCGGGTTCTACGTCCTGGAGGCGCTGGAACAGCCGCACTCGATGCTGTCGATCGTCGACCCGGCGACCTACGAACCGGCCCACACGTACCGGCTGCCCGGATCGCTTCGGCAGGTGGTGAACGCGCCCGGCGACCGGGTGCTGATCCTCACCGAGACCGGCGACGAGACCGGCCTGCTGGTCGTGGTCACCGCCGGCGGCTTCACCGAGTTTCCGGTCGGCGCTCCCGGAATGCGGTGGTTCTGA
- a CDS encoding CHAT domain-containing protein codes for MVSLRRRPAVDLRVLDGLGAARPVVQVKFVDAGDLYVTWRWEHAPGEPRVTALERSRVQPALDDLARALPSPLPGEDSAAALARALGGPLLDREREHALSTRLAQTLLPFRLAAELNELGVRGVRPHLRVQPSPSTAQVPWEALPGDAGERVADLVDVSVLPPATVRHAIGRRVAPWDPDGPLAAALDPRVPGFPDGSALGSVLGPVEAGSTLAAMADALRPRLRPAVSSATDAFRRDDVDRDRLEGELATAARFLYVGHVTTAEHGLGAALHLSCPASAPGRAAPVGAHRPLTAADLAFGHRTDDPRPWRLPARVALIACESGGDARFAESSGLVAAMVQGGAEHVTAARWPLPTDAGLPGGGLADAVVAVNDAHEAPDPVAAQVAWQRDRAARWWRTGDPSCSPLFWGAFSTAYAPATAGTAT; via the coding sequence ATGGTGAGCCTGCGCCGCCGGCCCGCCGTCGACCTGCGGGTGCTCGACGGCCTCGGCGCCGCGCGGCCGGTCGTCCAGGTGAAGTTCGTCGACGCCGGTGACCTGTATGTGACGTGGCGGTGGGAGCACGCGCCGGGCGAGCCGCGCGTCACGGCGCTGGAGCGTTCCCGCGTCCAGCCCGCCCTCGACGACCTCGCCCGGGCACTGCCGTCGCCGCTGCCCGGCGAGGACTCGGCCGCGGCGCTCGCCCGTGCGCTCGGCGGCCCGCTGCTGGACCGCGAGCGCGAGCACGCCCTCAGCACCCGGCTGGCGCAGACGCTGCTGCCGTTCCGCCTGGCGGCCGAGCTGAACGAACTGGGCGTCCGCGGCGTCCGCCCGCACCTGCGCGTCCAGCCGTCGCCGTCGACCGCGCAGGTGCCCTGGGAGGCGCTGCCCGGCGACGCGGGGGAGCGGGTCGCCGATCTCGTCGACGTCTCAGTGCTGCCGCCCGCGACCGTGCGCCACGCGATCGGCCGCCGGGTCGCGCCGTGGGACCCGGACGGTCCGTTGGCAGCGGCGCTGGACCCGCGGGTGCCCGGCTTCCCGGACGGGTCCGCGCTCGGCTCGGTGCTCGGGCCGGTCGAGGCCGGGTCCACGCTGGCGGCGATGGCCGACGCCCTCAGGCCGCGGCTGCGCCCGGCCGTCTCGTCGGCCACCGACGCGTTCCGCCGCGACGACGTCGACCGCGATCGGCTGGAGGGTGAGCTGGCCACCGCCGCCCGGTTCCTCTACGTCGGGCACGTGACGACGGCCGAGCACGGGCTCGGCGCCGCACTGCACCTCTCCTGCCCGGCGTCGGCGCCCGGCCGCGCGGCGCCGGTCGGCGCGCACCGTCCGCTCACCGCGGCCGACCTCGCCTTCGGGCACCGCACCGACGATCCGCGGCCGTGGCGGCTGCCCGCCCGGGTCGCCCTGATCGCCTGCGAAAGCGGCGGCGACGCCCGCTTCGCCGAGTCGTCCGGGCTGGTCGCGGCCATGGTGCAAGGCGGGGCCGAGCACGTGACGGCCGCGCGCTGGCCGCTGCCGACCGACGCCGGGCTGCCGGGCGGCGGGCTGGCCGACGCCGTCGTCGCGGTGAACGACGCGCACGAGGCGCCCGACCCGGTGGCGGCGCAGGTGGCCTGGCAGCGCGACCGAGCCGCCCGCTGGTGGCGCACCGGCGACCCGTCCTGCTCGCCGCTGTTCTGGGGCGCCTTCTCGACGGCGTACGCGCCCGCGACCGCAGGGACGGCGACATGA